In Phaseolus vulgaris cultivar G19833 chromosome 3, P. vulgaris v2.0, whole genome shotgun sequence, the sequence TCCACACTGTCTTTAACCTCACAAAAATGACTTCAAAGGCATCCACcaatttctttctcatttttacTCTTGTATTGCTTTGCATGATCGGTTCAAGTCACACCAAGTGTGATTTCGAGGCAATTTTCAACTTCGGAGATTCAAATTCAGATACTGGTGGCTTTTGGGCAGCTTTTCCTGCCCAATCTCCTCCCTTTGGAATGACTTACTTCAACAAACCAGTAGGAAGGGCCACAGATGGGAGACTCATAATTGATTTTCTTGGTAACTAATAAACTCTCTCATCTTAGTTTGCTCTTCTAATGTTTCCACTTTAGCTATACTGAGAATTTGTTCattttcttgcttttctatAATATCCCTCACCTTATCAGTGTGGACATTGAAGCAAAACGaagaagaatgaaaattttaagGAAAGATTTAAGCTTTTGGTTCTCCTCTCCTTGTTCTATCTATTTTCTCTGTAAATGCTAAATGCACAAGAGACAATTTCTTTGTTAATAGTAGTTAATAGTGTCACTTTTTAATACCTCTCTGGTGCTACCTGAATTACTTATTCACCTTCCTACCCTTCAattatttcagttttttttccttttagtggttctagaaaagaaaaatttacaacaccaaattttgaaattgaCAATGAATCTCATTTATGTTGTCATTTATCTTTCATAGATTAAAGACATGCTCTAATGCTTGAGCTGTTATATGCTAGtcaatttagtattttttttcaatagaaTCTGCTTTATTCATTGCAATATGAGAAACCATTCTATCAGTAGCACAGTACTAATATTTGACAAGGTATACTGCATTTCATTCGGCAGCTGAAGCTCTTGGATTGCCATTTATTAGTCCATATCTGCAATCAATAGGATCTGATTATACGCATGGAGCTAATTATGCTACACTGGCATCCACTGTGCTTCTACCTAATACTTCTTTGTTTGTCACTGGGATCAGCCCCTTCTCTCTTGCCATCCAGCTCAACCAAATGAAGCAGTTCAAAACCCAAGTTAATGAAGTGCATGAACAAGGTACAAAAAGCTCAAACTTCCCAGTTCTCACTctagtttttaatttctgtagCATTCTACTAGTTTCTTTTGATTGTTCCTCAGGGTCCAAGCTTCCTTCACCAGATATATTTGGAAAATCTCTTTACACATTCTATATTGGCCAAAATGACTTTACTTCCAACTTAGCTTCCATTGGCATACGTGGAGTGCAACAATACCTTCCACAAGTTGTTTCACAAATTGCTGCTACCATTAAGGTGAGATTACCATAACAGTCAAGAACAACTCAAATCTAGATTTAATGAAAAGAAAGATGTATAATTGAATTGTGCTCAATGAATTTATAGGAGTTATATAATCTTGGAGGACGTACATTTTTGGTTCTTAATCTTGCACCAGTGGGATGCTACCCTTCATTCTTGGTCCTGCTTCCTCATAATAGTTCAGACATTGATCAGTTTGGATGCTTGGTTTCTTACAACAATGCAGTAAGGGAATACAACACTATGTTGAAACAGTCGCTGAGAGAAGTTAGAGAAAGTCTTTCCGATGCTTCTGTCATTTATGTGGATACTCACACTGTTCTGCTGGAGCTCTTCCAGCATCCCACTTCTCATGGTTCAAACACAACTCCCTCTACTTGTTTAATAAGACAACACTGTCATCATGATTACCAAAAAGATACAATACATCTCAATAGGACTTTATTTGAATCCTTTACTATTTCATACCTTATTTAGAAATTGAAGACATTAGAATGATATTTCTATGACACCCTTTGGCTATACTAATTTACTCATAATAATGGATGCTAAATATACAACCAGAATTTGTTCATTATTTTTCTGACTTTTTTCCCTTTTGAAACAGGGCTTAAGTATGGTACAAAAGCTTGTTGCGGCTATGGAGGTGGTGACTACAACTTCGATCCCAAACTCTACTGTGGCAATTCCAAAGAGATACATGGAAGCAAAGTGACAGCAACTGCATGCAATGACCCTTACAACTATGTGAGTTGGGATGGAATTCATGCCACAGAAGCTGCAAACAAGCTTACTACCTTTGCCATTCTTAATGGATCCTTCTCTGATCCTCCTTTCCCATTTCAGGAACATTGTGATCTTCAACCTATAGATTGATCCATTTCTTATTTAACAAATGATGAAGGCCAAATTCTGGTTCAATTGTTGAATAATTTTTTCCAAGAAATCAAATTTCTTACCACGCAACACTTCCAAAAATGTTAGAAAAAGTTTGTATTCATAGATGCATCAGCTTATAATTCAGTCAACAGTACTAAAAGATAAATTGAAATGAAGACAGTGATGAAAATAAGGGATTTGTTGAATATTTTAGTTTGACCTTATTAGATATAAAATGAGCACGAAAACACATAATGTGAAGTTATTG encodes:
- the LOC137808258 gene encoding GDSL esterase/lipase At4g01130-like, which gives rise to MTSKASTNFFLIFTLVLLCMIGSSHTKCDFEAIFNFGDSNSDTGGFWAAFPAQSPPFGMTYFNKPVGRATDGRLIIDFLAEALGLPFISPYLQSIGSDYTHGANYATLASTVLLPNTSLFVTGISPFSLAIQLNQMKQFKTQVNEVHEQGSKLPSPDIFGKSLYTFYIGQNDFTSNLASIGIRGVQQYLPQVVSQIAATIKELYNLGGRTFLVLNLAPVGCYPSFLVLLPHNSSDIDQFGCLVSYNNAVREYNTMLKQSLREVRESLSDASVIYVDTHTVLLELFQHPTSHGLKYGTKACCGYGGGDYNFDPKLYCGNSKEIHGSKVTATACNDPYNYVSWDGIHATEAANKLTTFAILNGSFSDPPFPFQEHCDLQPID